In the Pristiophorus japonicus isolate sPriJap1 chromosome 5, sPriJap1.hap1, whole genome shotgun sequence genome, one interval contains:
- the LOC139264170 gene encoding LOW QUALITY PROTEIN: uncharacterized protein (The sequence of the model RefSeq protein was modified relative to this genomic sequence to represent the inferred CDS: inserted 1 base in 1 codon; deleted 3 bases in 2 codons): protein MLSRTRKRGKALGSAQPAGGGGRRKKKKKSGELAGRGRFPFNGLPPDCQRYCFGSLSEVEKGRAALVCRAWNRLMRTWRQADFAGPVRAPGGRGRAARDLELERECWRERLVHDAYHLTSRGANVLRLRASLELGGQRAGWSRFLQRVHYRQLRELDLNWTGRAAPARRLSSSSNRAAAGPPHHAAQAEQLSNFQTLLERLXPRRAHLPFDWPELSVRLLAAFQQLRSLELTYFWVFKGVGPNTVQELSRVLPNLRRLTPLHVLIPVKDLEVTYPLESSSLEFLDVSQSRGLVFRLLNLPRLKEMKVKKTLGGIILSRQTQLRVYRPCLYSLLQEGTPQLRALNHHQLLSSLCQPAYAGLEEVLVQACYCVQHSDTWLL, encoded by the exons ATGTTGTCGCGGACGAGGAAGCGAGGGAAGGCCCTGGGATCCGCTCAGCCGGCCGGCGGCGGcggcaggaggaagaagaagaagaagagcggCGAGTTGGCGGGGCGGGGACGCTTTCCCTTCAATGGCCTACCGCCCGATTGCCAGCGGTACTGTTTCGGCTCCCTGTCCGAGGTGGAGAAGGGCCGGGCGGCACTGGTATGCCGGGCATGGAACCGGCTGATGAGAACGTGGCGGCAAGCGGACTTCGCGGGGCCCGTGCGCGCGCCGGGAGGCCGAGGGCGCGCGGCC CGGGACCTGGAACTGGAGCGCGAGTGCTGGCGGGAACGGCTCGTGCACGATGCCTACCACCTGACGTCGCGCGGCGCCAACGTCCTGCGACTGCGCGCCAGCTTGGAGCTGGGCGGCCAGCGGGCCGGCTGGAGCCGCTTCCTCCAGCGCGTCCACTACCGCCAGCTGCGCGAGTTGGATTTGAACTGGACTGGACGGGCCGCGCCGGCCCGCCGCTTGAGCTCCAGCTCCAACCGC GCCGCCGCCGGGCCCCCGCATCATGCCGCCCAGGCCGAGCAACTCAGCAACTTCCAGACCCTGCTCGAGCGGC GGCCGCGCCGGGCCCACCTGCCCTTCGACTGGCCCGAGCTCTCGGTCCGCCTGCTCGCCGCCTTCCAGCAGCTGCGGAGCCTGGAGCTGACCTACTTCTGGGTCTTCAAGGGCGTCGGTCCCAACACTGTGCAAGAGCTGAGCCGGGTCCTGCCCAACCTCCGGCGCCTGACC CCCCTCCACGTCCTGATCCCCGTCAAAGACCTGGAGGTCACCTACCCCTTGGAGTCCAGCTCCTTGGAGTTCCTGGACGTGTCCCAGAGCCGGGGCCTGGTCTTCCGCCTGCTCAACCTGCCGCGGCTCAAGGAGATGAAGGTCAAGAAGACCCTCGGGGGCATCATCCTCAGCCGGCAGACCCA ACTGCGAGTGTACCGTCCATGCCTCTACAGCCTGCTCCAGGAGGGCACGCCCCAACTGCGCGCCCTCAACCACCACCAGCTGCTGTCATCCTTGTGCCAACCGGCCTATGCTgggctggaggaggtgctggtgcaggCCTGTTACTGCGTGCAGCACTCTGATACCTGGCTGCTCTGA